The Pseudomonadota bacterium region TCGACCGGGGCGGAGCTCACGGTTTCGGACGACGGGCCGGGGATCCGGCCGGAGGACCTGCCGAGGCTGTTCGAGCCGTACTTCACGACCAAGGATCGAGGCAGCGGGCTCGGCCTTGCGATTTCGCGCCGCATCGCGGAGGATCACGGTGCCGTGCTCACGCTCGAGAACGCCCCCGGGCGAGGCGCCGTCGCGCGGCTCGGGTTCGAGCAGGGAGCGGCGAGGTAGCGATGGCGTACGTGCTCATAGCGGACGACGAGGCCGCCTTCCGACAGATGCTGGAGGCCGCGGTGAAAGGCGCCGGGTTCGCGGTGCGGACCGCGCCGAGCGGAGAGCGGGCGCTCGAGCTCGCGGCGTCCGAGGAGCCGGCGATCGTCTTCATGGATCTCAGGATGGGCGGCCGCGCCATGAGCGGGCTCGAGGCGCTCGAGGCGTTTCGAGCGAGGCACGCCGAGGTGCCGGTCGTGCTCGTGACCGCCTTCGGCGACGTGCAGACCGCCGTGACCGCGATGAAATCGGGCGCGCTCGATTTCCTCGAGAAGC contains the following coding sequences:
- a CDS encoding response regulator, with amino-acid sequence MAYVLIADDEAAFRQMLEAAVKGAGFAVRTAPSGERALELAASEEPAIVFMDLRMGGRAMSGLEALEAFRARHAEVPVVLVTAFGDVQTAVTAMKSGALDFLEKPIDLDEVRRLLDAALGPEDPRPDSAGAAPPLFGGIATSSPPMRAAVDPPAAAAES